One Candidatus Aminicenantes bacterium genomic window, ATCGTCCGCAGTTCTTTTTCCGCACCACGGACGTGACGGGCTCGGTTAATCTTCCCGAAGGCGTGGAGATGGTCATGCCCGGCGACAACGCGAACCTGTCAATTGAGCTGATCACGCCGATTGACAGGGAGAAGGGCCTGAAGTTCGCCATCCGCGAAGGCGGCCGCACCATCGGCGCCGGCTCCGTGACCGATATTATTGAATAACCATGGCCAAGAGCGACAAACGGATCAAGGTGCACCTCAAGTGTTCGGAATGCAACCGCAAGAACTATTCCA contains:
- the tuf gene encoding elongation factor Tu (EF-Tu; promotes GTP-dependent binding of aminoacyl-tRNA to the A-site of ribosomes during protein biosynthesis; when the tRNA anticodon matches the mRNA codon, GTP hydrolysis results; the inactive EF-Tu-GDP leaves the ribosome and release of GDP is promoted by elongation factor Ts; many prokaryotes have two copies of the gene encoding EF-Tu), translated to RPQFFFRTTDVTGSVNLPEGVEMVMPGDNANLSIELITPIDREKGLKFAIREGGRTIGAGSVTDIIE